The following are from one region of the Azospirillum sp. B510 genome:
- a CDS encoding helix-turn-helix transcriptional regulator gives MARQKAMARWACATTISMSGGRQLPCPAESGSVSRSARVPLDVLRIERQLEQHDRDAIASVFPQVEEMVADDRSKRWRIPKSTVNGLIDVSVEELAALESGVRLMQQQNRAVEAAELTGLMAKLKATMRPDAIRRVEPDLDALLESEGLAMRPGPRPRIAMGVVTILREAIKSCRKVRIGYRNRKTRQTNERIVHPYGFLHGHRHYLVAWHEHPKAEKFVLFSLPGIETVDLLTESFVRDPVFNLQGFAARSFGLFQEEPFDVVWRFAPDAADIAADFVFHPTQTLERQEDGSLIVRFRAGGDLEMAWHLCIWGDKVEVLEPARLAELVNGQRRAWPALP, from the coding sequence ATGGCGCGGCAAAAGGCGATGGCGAGATGGGCGTGTGCAACGACAATTTCGATGTCCGGCGGACGTCAATTACCTTGTCCTGCCGAAAGTGGATCGGTCAGTCGTAGCGCAAGAGTGCCGCTCGACGTTTTGCGGATCGAACGGCAGCTCGAACAGCACGATCGGGATGCCATCGCCAGTGTCTTTCCGCAGGTCGAGGAGATGGTGGCTGACGACCGTTCCAAACGGTGGCGGATTCCCAAAAGCACGGTGAACGGCCTGATCGACGTCAGCGTCGAGGAACTTGCGGCGCTGGAGTCGGGCGTCCGTCTGATGCAGCAGCAGAATCGTGCTGTCGAGGCTGCCGAATTGACCGGATTGATGGCGAAACTGAAGGCCACGATGCGTCCGGATGCCATTCGCCGGGTTGAGCCCGATCTTGACGCGCTGCTCGAATCCGAAGGGCTGGCGATGCGTCCCGGCCCGCGGCCACGCATAGCGATGGGCGTCGTCACCATCCTCCGCGAGGCGATCAAATCCTGCCGCAAGGTGCGCATCGGCTACCGCAACCGGAAGACCCGTCAGACGAACGAACGGATCGTTCATCCCTATGGCTTTCTGCATGGCCACAGGCATTATCTGGTGGCTTGGCATGAGCATCCGAAAGCGGAGAAATTCGTCCTGTTCAGTTTGCCGGGCATCGAAACGGTGGACCTGTTGACGGAGAGCTTCGTTCGGGATCCCGTCTTCAATCTGCAGGGTTTCGCCGCCCGCTCCTTTGGGCTGTTTCAAGAGGAGCCATTCGATGTCGTGTGGCGGTTCGCTCCCGATGCGGCCGATATCGCCGCCGACTTTGTGTTCCACCCGACCCAGACGCTCGAACGGCAGGAGGATGGCTCCTTGATTGTGCGGTTCCGTGCTGGCGGCGATCTGGAGATGGCTTGGCATCTCTGCATCTGGGGCGACAAGGTTGAGGTTCTCGAACCGGCACGACTGGCGGAATTGGTAAACGGTCAAAGACGGGCGTGGCCGGCCTTGCCATGA
- a CDS encoding YsnF/AvaK domain-containing protein translates to MSTIIVGLYKESGSAKKAFQALVAAGCQEADIETFGGADSADKAAQGLLGHGFDKELAEQYGAAIRQGHTLVAADIADQDADAAEAILDENGSVDLPEPPAVRKPAQKAGNGGSVEQEILLSVKEEVEIGKRRVAKGGLKAVSEITETPIQETVTLRDEAVGVEHRKVDRPLRPDEEKAAFGEKTVELTATSETPEITKEARVVGEVVLSKTASEQEKTVGTVARRSDVKVEPAGNKPGNKR, encoded by the coding sequence ATGAGCACGATCATCGTTGGCCTTTACAAGGAAAGCGGTTCCGCCAAGAAGGCCTTCCAGGCCTTGGTCGCGGCGGGCTGCCAGGAAGCGGACATCGAGACCTTCGGCGGCGCCGATAGCGCCGACAAGGCCGCCCAGGGCCTGCTGGGACACGGTTTCGACAAGGAACTGGCCGAGCAGTACGGTGCAGCCATCCGCCAGGGCCACACCCTGGTTGCGGCCGACATCGCCGACCAGGATGCCGACGCGGCGGAAGCCATCCTCGATGAAAACGGGTCCGTTGACCTGCCCGAGCCCCCTGCGGTGCGGAAGCCGGCCCAGAAGGCGGGCAATGGCGGCAGCGTCGAGCAGGAAATTCTCCTTTCGGTGAAGGAGGAGGTCGAGATCGGCAAGCGCCGGGTCGCCAAAGGCGGATTGAAAGCCGTGTCGGAGATCACGGAAACCCCAATTCAGGAGACCGTAACGCTGCGCGACGAGGCGGTGGGCGTGGAACATCGCAAGGTCGATCGGCCTCTCCGCCCTGACGAGGAGAAGGCTGCGTTCGGCGAGAAGACCGTCGAGCTGACGGCGACCTCCGAAACGCCGGAAATCACCAAGGAGGCCCGCGTGGTCGGGGAGGTCGTGTTGTCCAAGACCGCTTCCGAACAGGAAAAGACCGTGGGAACCGTCGCCCGACGCAGCGATGTCAAGGTGGAGCCTGCCGGAAACAAGCCCGGCAACAAGCGCTGA
- a CDS encoding YsnF/AvaK domain-containing protein, giving the protein MTGPEKETQTLLTVEEQVGVRKRRQVTGTVRASTFSHEREQAVEADLSMETLEVERVPIGRFVDGPIPDRQDGDTTVISVIEEVATVEIRLKLVEEVRITRRTASRKMTDTVMLRRQEVVIEQDPSLDTPVT; this is encoded by the coding sequence TTGACCGGTCCAGAAAAGGAGACGCAGACGCTTCTCACCGTCGAAGAGCAGGTGGGCGTCCGCAAACGCCGACAGGTCACCGGGACCGTCCGCGCCAGCACCTTCAGCCATGAGCGGGAACAGGCGGTCGAAGCCGACCTGTCGATGGAAACACTGGAGGTCGAGCGGGTTCCCATCGGACGGTTCGTCGATGGCCCGATCCCCGACCGCCAGGACGGCGACACCACCGTCATCTCGGTGATCGAAGAGGTGGCGACGGTGGAGATTCGCCTGAAGCTGGTGGAGGAGGTCCGGATCACCCGCCGCACCGCGAGCCGCAAGATGACCGACACCGTCATGCTGCGCCGTCAGGAGGTCGTCATCGAACAGGATCCGTCTTTGGACACCCCCGTGACCTGA
- a CDS encoding IS66-like element ISAzs18 family transposase has protein sequence MPATAEPLPTDIETLRAIIAAQAAELAAERRCREASEAELAAAKAGLVAKALEVEKLKIQLARLRRMQFGRSSEKIDREIDQLELALEDLEAAAAAEGMPADPAEPRAPSAESRAQAGRRKLPEHLPRTEIVHAPFEACPSCGGALRPVGEDVREVLDYIPARFTVIRHVRPALSCRCCEGMVQAPMPSLPIERGLPSAGLLAHVLIAKYCDHLPLYRQSAIYAREGVELERSLLADWVGKAAALMAPLAEAIGRHVLAGSVLHADDTPVPVLDPGRGTTKTGRLWVYLRDERPHAGQGPPAVLYRYTPDRKGEHPQRELAGFRGHLHADRYGGFDALYEAKGGKPAAVVEVACMAHVRRKFFDEHTETGSPLAADALKRIGRLFDIERPLTGQPAEDRRRIRQAEARPVLDELATFLDAALVRIPGKGDLAKAIRYARSRWTALTRYVDDGRLENSNNAAERAIRPLAIGRRNWMFAGSDAGGERAAAIYTIVESAKLNGLDPQAYLRHVLDRIADHPINRIADLLPWNLTIPDHG, from the coding sequence ATGCCCGCTACCGCCGAGCCGCTGCCCACCGACATCGAGACGTTGCGCGCGATCATCGCGGCGCAGGCCGCGGAGTTGGCGGCCGAGCGTCGGTGTCGTGAGGCCAGCGAGGCCGAATTGGCCGCCGCCAAGGCCGGCCTGGTGGCCAAAGCGCTGGAGGTGGAGAAGCTCAAGATCCAGTTGGCTCGGCTGCGGCGCATGCAATTCGGGCGTTCCTCCGAGAAGATCGACCGCGAGATCGACCAGCTCGAACTGGCGCTGGAGGATCTGGAGGCTGCCGCGGCGGCCGAAGGGATGCCGGCCGATCCCGCCGAGCCGCGGGCGCCCTCGGCGGAGAGCCGTGCCCAAGCCGGCCGGCGCAAGCTGCCGGAGCATCTGCCGCGCACCGAGATCGTGCACGCCCCGTTTGAGGCCTGCCCCTCCTGCGGCGGCGCCCTGCGTCCGGTGGGCGAGGATGTCCGCGAGGTTCTGGACTACATCCCGGCGCGTTTCACCGTGATCCGCCACGTCCGCCCGGCGCTGTCGTGCCGGTGCTGCGAGGGCATGGTGCAGGCGCCGATGCCGTCGCTGCCCATCGAGCGCGGCCTGCCCTCGGCCGGGCTGCTGGCGCATGTGCTGATCGCCAAATATTGCGATCACCTGCCGCTCTATCGGCAATCGGCCATCTACGCCCGCGAAGGCGTGGAATTGGAACGCTCGCTGCTGGCTGACTGGGTCGGCAAGGCGGCGGCGCTGATGGCGCCGCTGGCCGAGGCCATTGGCCGGCACGTGCTGGCCGGTTCGGTTCTACACGCGGACGACACGCCGGTGCCGGTGCTCGATCCCGGGCGTGGCACGACCAAGACGGGGCGACTGTGGGTCTATCTGCGCGATGAACGCCCGCACGCCGGACAAGGGCCGCCGGCGGTGCTGTACCGCTATACCCCCGACCGCAAAGGCGAACATCCGCAACGGGAGCTGGCTGGCTTCCGTGGGCACCTGCATGCCGACCGCTATGGCGGGTTCGATGCTCTGTACGAAGCCAAGGGCGGCAAACCGGCCGCTGTCGTCGAAGTGGCCTGTATGGCTCACGTGCGCCGGAAATTCTTCGACGAGCACACCGAAACCGGCTCGCCCCTGGCCGCCGACGCGCTGAAACGGATCGGCAGGCTGTTTGACATCGAACGCCCCCTGACCGGCCAGCCCGCCGAGGACCGCCGCCGGATTCGCCAAGCGGAAGCCCGGCCCGTTCTCGATGAACTGGCCACCTTCCTCGACGCCGCCTTGGTGCGCATCCCCGGCAAGGGCGACCTGGCCAAGGCGATCCGCTACGCCCGCTCGCGCTGGACGGCACTGACGCGCTACGTGGACGACGGCCGGCTGGAGAACTCCAACAACGCCGCCGAACGAGCGATCAGGCCGCTGGCCATCGGAAGACGCAACTGGATGTTCGCCGGTTCCGACGCCGGCGGGGAGCGTGCCGCGGCGATTTATACCATCGTGGAATCCGCCAAACTCAACGGCCTCGATCCCCAGGCCTACCTGCGACATGTGCTCGACCGCATCGCGGATCACCCGATCAACCGAATCGCCGATCTCCTGCCCTGGAACCTCACGATTCCCGACCACGGGTGA
- a CDS encoding LuxR C-terminal-related transcriptional regulator, which translates to MSLVSISVIDANNLFRQGLKAMFEEQGFHVANETSSLKAALQIVQEGDASQVILIDPVGIGDFTDLVRALKVACPDTHVVVLTSTLDAEIMTKAIQAGADGFLMKDMSMEALAQSLRLVMIGETVFPSALAALLIGSRLNGVADLAVLHKGVSKREAQVLRCLQNGSSNKTIANHLRITEATVKLHLKSLLRKINVSNRTQAALWGLNNGFADAE; encoded by the coding sequence ATGTCTCTTGTTTCCATATCCGTGATAGACGCGAACAATCTGTTTCGCCAGGGGTTGAAAGCCATGTTCGAGGAGCAGGGCTTTCACGTCGCCAATGAGACCTCGTCTCTCAAGGCGGCGCTCCAGATCGTCCAGGAGGGCGACGCATCACAGGTCATTTTGATCGATCCCGTCGGCATCGGCGACTTCACGGATCTTGTCCGGGCACTGAAGGTGGCCTGTCCGGACACGCATGTGGTGGTGCTTACCAGCACGCTGGACGCGGAAATCATGACGAAGGCCATCCAGGCCGGAGCGGACGGGTTCTTGATGAAGGACATGTCCATGGAGGCGCTGGCGCAATCGTTGCGGCTTGTCATGATCGGCGAAACAGTCTTCCCCAGCGCCTTGGCCGCACTGCTGATCGGCAGTCGCCTGAACGGCGTCGCCGATCTGGCGGTACTGCACAAAGGTGTTTCCAAGCGCGAGGCGCAGGTTCTGCGCTGCCTGCAGAATGGCAGTTCCAACAAGACGATCGCCAACCATCTCCGAATCACCGAGGCGACCGTCAAGCTTCACCTCAAGAGTTTGCTGCGCAAGATCAACGTCTCGAACCGCACGCAGGCCGCCCTTTGGGGCCTCAACAACGGCTTTGCGGATGCAGAGTGA
- a CDS encoding chemotaxis protein CheB, protein MDQDEQQRIRPGPLAIVGIGASAGGLKAITALLRAIPADSGLTFVVIQHRIPNNERLLADLLKNVTVLSVHTAHDGIPLEADHIYIAPAGRLPTMEAGQLRIRESQQSVDATLPIDIFFRTLATDQQEKAICVVLSGTGADGTNGLRSIKECGGLVVVQDPTTADFDDMPGSAIATGMADYILPPERMPGAIVDFVHQPYIGPATAQKTDAPDGALDGILDLLSAHTKRDHKAYKPRSLTRRIERRMGIHHIADMTEYRAFLGTHPAEIELLSRDILISVTRFFRDGPAFDILAGEYIVPLVRNQPAGKPIRVWVPACATGEEAYSIAILLMEACTRCGVSPGFRVFATDVDNRALTVARTGLYPETITVDVSVERLARFFTKAEDGYKVAKPLRDVVSFSQHDLLSDPPFSKLDLISCRNMLIYIEPDVQKAIFALFHFALLDNGGLFLGTAENLDTLSDLFAPLSKKWRLYRKIGTTRSSAMAVPLTGGRSAVPVPALPTPLRGTSPADIIRQALLLEYAPAAVLIDGLHRIQYLFGPTGDFLDLPTGEPPWDLTAMARGELRLQLRRAVAQALAVHGRVQISGIRHKRHGVVVPVTVLVIPVRFPRTGSDLLLVTFTADHAVPSTPVAETAPLPMEIDGVEQLENELRMTREELNDTIEELSATSEALRVANEEILSIGEESQSTTEELETSKEELQSLNEELSTLNSQLHEKVDELEATTNDLGNLLSSTDIATVFLSSDLRIKRFTPSATRLFALLPQDAGRLITDIARHFSDPCLLPDIRSVLSSLMPSEREVSTDDDATFLRRIQPYRTQQGRGEGVVITFSDVTPLKRTSLAMALQARQYKLIADLGRKDLIGAEGSETLTEAARLIAEGLGADGVAILGPSEDPSGRRTGDADDLVLLGSAGLSVPQEPAVQIPSDMSTLVGRVFRSRQPSIVEDFATDQRVRSSMALSGSNFVSGLSVPFGAAARGPSILAVLSRKAGRFNDADLEFVQAIASVLGLVIERAGVLRTARAERDFAQAIVDTVREPLLVLDEMLRVVGASAAFHQSFATTPDGVLGIQLAETAGGLLADPELRRALERIVPDGTVIDALELTIGQGVGDQGAEGRRTLLLNARRLNQAGGLILLAMEDVTEQVRVREALAAAKAAAELASASKTRFLAAASHDLRQPVQALLMFHHLVAMQPQGEAAAKLLVSMGNALGAMTAMLDDILDVSRLDAGIIHVTLRSCPVQTVIDSLCAELSPLAEAAELTLHSVRTSLSVRSDPKLLERILRNFIANAIKYTDQGRILVGCRRAGPNLRIQVWDTGRGIPPNQLASIFEEFHQVDNPERDRRQGLGLGLSIVDRLAALLHHPIRVKSAPGRGSVFEILVPLASPDDSLPKDEEMAVSDGGNGERVVVIDDDPTVLDGVAAFLHELGYDVVAASDGDTAVERLGNGVPDLVIADFRLKGTETGSEAIRRLERHFAARLPGILLTGDTSPARIREASASGFLLLHKPLSPEPLLTAIRHALTDRSVEPGTA, encoded by the coding sequence ATGGATCAGGATGAACAGCAGCGCATACGGCCCGGCCCTTTGGCGATCGTCGGTATCGGTGCCTCGGCTGGCGGCCTCAAAGCCATCACGGCCCTGCTCAGAGCGATACCGGCTGACAGCGGCTTGACCTTTGTGGTGATTCAGCACCGGATTCCGAACAATGAACGATTGCTTGCCGACCTGTTGAAAAATGTGACGGTGCTGTCGGTCCATACGGCTCATGACGGGATTCCGCTGGAGGCCGATCACATCTATATCGCTCCGGCGGGTCGGTTGCCGACCATGGAGGCTGGCCAACTGCGCATCCGAGAATCGCAGCAGTCTGTCGACGCGACCCTGCCCATCGACATCTTCTTCCGCACACTGGCGACCGACCAGCAGGAGAAGGCGATCTGCGTCGTGCTGTCCGGTACCGGCGCCGACGGCACCAATGGACTGCGTTCGATCAAGGAATGCGGTGGACTTGTGGTCGTACAGGATCCGACGACCGCCGACTTCGACGACATGCCGGGCAGCGCCATCGCCACCGGCATGGCCGACTATATCCTGCCGCCGGAGCGCATGCCTGGCGCCATCGTCGATTTCGTTCACCAACCCTATATCGGGCCGGCAACGGCTCAGAAGACTGATGCGCCGGACGGCGCACTGGACGGCATCCTCGATCTGCTGAGTGCACACACCAAGCGCGATCACAAGGCTTACAAGCCGCGGTCGCTGACCCGCCGCATCGAGCGGCGGATGGGGATTCACCATATCGCCGATATGACGGAATACCGGGCCTTTCTGGGCACCCACCCGGCCGAAATCGAACTGCTGTCCCGCGACATCCTGATCAGCGTGACGCGCTTTTTCCGCGATGGTCCGGCGTTCGACATCCTGGCCGGAGAATACATCGTCCCGCTGGTGCGGAACCAGCCGGCGGGCAAGCCGATCCGCGTCTGGGTCCCAGCCTGCGCCACGGGGGAAGAGGCTTACTCCATCGCAATCCTGTTGATGGAGGCCTGCACACGGTGCGGCGTATCCCCCGGCTTCCGGGTCTTCGCAACCGACGTGGACAATCGGGCGCTGACCGTCGCCCGCACCGGTCTGTATCCCGAAACCATCACGGTCGACGTGTCGGTCGAACGGCTCGCCCGCTTCTTCACCAAGGCCGAGGACGGCTACAAGGTCGCCAAGCCATTGCGCGATGTGGTTTCCTTCTCCCAGCACGATCTGCTCAGCGATCCGCCTTTTTCCAAGCTCGACCTGATCAGTTGCCGCAACATGCTGATCTATATCGAGCCGGACGTGCAGAAGGCCATCTTCGCCCTGTTCCATTTCGCCTTGTTGGATAATGGCGGCCTGTTCCTCGGGACAGCGGAGAACCTTGACACGCTCTCCGACCTGTTCGCACCTCTTTCAAAAAAATGGCGCCTCTACCGGAAGATCGGTACGACGCGCAGCAGTGCGATGGCGGTCCCGCTGACGGGCGGACGGTCTGCGGTCCCGGTACCGGCACTGCCAACCCCTTTGCGCGGCACCAGCCCGGCGGACATCATCCGACAGGCCCTGCTGCTTGAATACGCGCCGGCGGCAGTTCTGATCGACGGGCTGCATCGCATCCAGTATCTCTTCGGTCCGACCGGCGATTTCCTCGACCTGCCGACGGGAGAACCGCCCTGGGATCTGACGGCGATGGCACGCGGGGAATTGCGCCTGCAACTCCGCCGCGCCGTCGCACAGGCGCTCGCCGTGCATGGCCGGGTTCAAATCTCCGGAATTCGGCACAAGCGTCACGGTGTTGTGGTGCCGGTGACCGTTCTGGTCATCCCGGTGCGTTTCCCACGGACCGGCAGCGACTTGCTTCTGGTGACATTCACGGCGGACCACGCTGTACCAAGCACGCCGGTCGCCGAGACCGCGCCGCTGCCGATGGAAATTGACGGAGTCGAACAGCTCGAAAACGAACTGCGCATGACCCGTGAGGAGTTGAACGACACCATCGAAGAACTCAGCGCCACCAGCGAGGCGCTGCGGGTCGCCAACGAGGAGATCCTGTCGATCGGGGAGGAGTCCCAGTCGACCACGGAGGAACTGGAGACATCCAAGGAAGAGCTGCAATCCCTCAACGAGGAACTCAGCACGCTGAACTCCCAGCTGCATGAAAAGGTCGACGAGCTGGAGGCGACCACCAACGATCTGGGCAATCTGCTGAGCAGCACCGACATCGCCACGGTCTTCCTGTCGTCAGACCTGCGGATCAAGCGTTTCACGCCGTCGGCGACCCGGCTGTTCGCTCTGCTGCCGCAGGACGCCGGCCGCCTGATCACCGACATCGCCCGACATTTCTCCGATCCTTGCCTGCTCCCCGACATCCGGTCGGTGCTGTCATCCCTGATGCCGTCGGAACGCGAAGTGTCGACGGACGACGATGCGACCTTCCTTCGCCGCATCCAGCCCTACCGGACGCAGCAAGGCCGGGGGGAGGGGGTCGTGATCACCTTCAGCGACGTGACGCCGCTGAAGCGCACCAGCCTGGCCATGGCTCTGCAGGCCCGCCAGTACAAGCTGATCGCCGATCTCGGGCGCAAGGACCTCATCGGAGCGGAGGGCTCGGAGACACTGACGGAAGCGGCCCGTCTGATTGCCGAAGGGCTGGGTGCGGACGGCGTCGCCATCCTCGGTCCCAGCGAGGATCCATCGGGCCGGCGCACCGGGGACGCTGACGATCTGGTCCTGCTCGGCAGTGCCGGCCTCTCCGTTCCACAGGAGCCTGCCGTCCAGATCCCCAGCGACATGTCGACACTGGTCGGACGGGTGTTCCGGTCCCGGCAGCCGTCGATCGTCGAGGATTTCGCCACCGATCAACGTGTCCGCTCCTCCATGGCGCTGTCGGGCAGCAACTTCGTCAGCGGTCTGTCGGTTCCCTTCGGCGCCGCCGCACGCGGACCATCCATTCTCGCGGTTCTGAGCCGCAAGGCCGGACGGTTCAACGATGCCGACCTGGAATTCGTCCAGGCCATCGCCAGCGTGCTGGGGCTGGTCATCGAACGGGCGGGGGTGCTGCGCACGGCGCGGGCTGAGCGCGATTTCGCCCAGGCCATCGTCGACACGGTCCGCGAACCGCTGCTGGTGCTGGACGAGATGCTGCGGGTGGTCGGCGCGAGTGCGGCCTTTCACCAATCCTTCGCCACCACGCCGGACGGCGTGCTCGGCATTCAACTGGCCGAGACGGCCGGCGGTCTGCTGGCCGATCCCGAACTGCGCCGGGCACTGGAACGGATCGTACCCGATGGCACGGTCATCGATGCGCTGGAACTGACCATCGGTCAGGGTGTCGGCGACCAAGGCGCCGAGGGACGCCGCACCCTGCTGCTGAACGCCCGCCGGCTCAATCAGGCGGGAGGGCTGATCCTGTTGGCGATGGAAGACGTCACAGAGCAGGTGCGCGTGCGAGAAGCCCTCGCCGCCGCCAAGGCTGCCGCCGAACTGGCAAGCGCCAGCAAAACCCGATTTCTTGCCGCTGCCAGCCACGACCTGCGTCAACCGGTCCAGGCCCTGCTGATGTTCCATCATCTGGTGGCGATGCAACCGCAGGGCGAGGCGGCGGCAAAGCTGCTGGTCAGCATGGGCAACGCACTGGGCGCCATGACCGCCATGCTCGACGACATCCTGGATGTGTCGCGCCTCGACGCCGGCATCATCCATGTGACGCTCCGGTCATGTCCGGTCCAGACGGTGATCGATTCGCTGTGCGCCGAGTTATCGCCGTTGGCCGAGGCTGCCGAACTGACATTGCACAGCGTTCGGACCAGCCTGTCGGTGCGGAGCGATCCCAAGCTGCTGGAGCGCATCCTGCGGAACTTCATTGCCAACGCGATCAAATACACCGACCAGGGTCGTATCCTGGTGGGTTGCCGCCGTGCCGGGCCGAACCTGCGCATCCAGGTTTGGGACACCGGACGCGGCATTCCGCCGAACCAGTTGGCGTCGATCTTCGAGGAGTTCCATCAGGTCGACAATCCGGAGCGTGACCGGCGGCAGGGGCTGGGGCTGGGACTCTCCATCGTGGATCGCCTCGCCGCGCTGCTCCATCACCCGATACGGGTCAAATCGGCGCCAGGGCGGGGATCGGTGTTCGAAATCCTGGTTCCGTTGGCCAGTCCGGACGATTCCCTTCCGAAGGACGAGGAGATGGCCGTATCCGACGGCGGCAACGGCGAGCGGGTGGTGGTGATCGACGACGACCCGACCGTTCTCGACGGGGTCGCCGCCTTCCTCCATGAATTGGGCTACGATGTGGTGGCTGCATCCGATGGCGACACGGCGGTGGAGCGGTTGGGGAACGGGGTGCCGGATTTGGTCATCGCCGATTTCCGGCTGAAGGGCACGGAAACCGGATCGGAGGCAATCCGCCGGCTGGAGCGGCATTTCGCCGCCCGGCTGCCCGGAATCCTTCTGACCGGAGACACTTCGCCCGCGCGCATCCGGGAGGCGAGCGCCAGCGGCTTCCTGTTGCTGCACAAGCCACTGAGCCCGGAGCCTCTGCTGACTGCCATACGACACGCCCTGACGGACCGGTCCGTGGAGCCGGGAACCGCCTGA
- a CDS encoding exopolysaccharide biosynthesis protein, whose product MTAVLPPHIPTSEVLRGLLAEAPAEGVTFGWLLDRLHKRSFGVVLLLLALIGLTPGTSPVVGLLLTIPAFQMILARETPAFPRTIMSRRFSTQRLVRMVDRTVPVLRRMETVIRPRWKMPFETTTRVVGLVVLVLAGVFFVPIPLSNVVPAVTIMLIALAYLEEDGVLLAVSLAIAAAVLIATAITVWQSVEAVRSMFF is encoded by the coding sequence ATGACCGCGGTCTTGCCCCCGCATATCCCGACATCCGAGGTTTTGCGTGGCCTGCTCGCAGAAGCTCCGGCCGAGGGCGTTACATTCGGCTGGCTGCTGGACAGGCTGCACAAGCGCTCCTTCGGCGTCGTTCTGCTGTTGCTGGCACTGATCGGGCTGACTCCGGGAACATCGCCGGTCGTCGGGCTGCTGCTGACCATTCCCGCGTTCCAGATGATCCTCGCGCGGGAAACTCCGGCCTTTCCCAGGACGATCATGTCGCGGCGTTTCTCGACACAGCGCCTGGTCCGTATGGTCGATCGTACCGTGCCGGTTTTGAGGCGCATGGAGACGGTCATACGCCCGCGCTGGAAGATGCCGTTCGAGACGACGACGCGCGTGGTCGGATTGGTCGTCCTCGTGCTGGCAGGCGTCTTCTTCGTTCCCATTCCGCTGAGCAATGTCGTCCCGGCGGTGACGATCATGCTGATCGCCTTGGCCTATCTGGAAGAGGACGGGGTGTTGCTGGCAGTGTCGTTGGCGATAGCCGCCGCCGTTCTCATCGCCACGGCGATCACCGTCTGGCAGTCGGTCGAGGCGGTCCGTTCCATGTTTTTTTGA
- a CDS encoding sensor histidine kinase translates to MPDNPRDQQDAERMVRMEAARGGPFVVAAESTLMPMLIADPTLPDIPIVFANAAFTRLSGYAREEILGKNYHLLSGSGTDPEVAHAIGLALRAGEAIVRQVRLYRRDGKPLWVLQHVAPVFEEDRIRHHFVSFVDITERKAAEDGLRQLNEELDHRVAVRTGRLDELNRQLAAEVERRTEVERVLRNTLADKDLLLRDKDNLMKEVNHRVKNTLQMASSFLRIQLDLTHGREPAVQEALHSAVERLDRMAEIHETLYRTQGLQEIEFGGYLRMLCRDLLMSFEPAQSLRVVLDVDADEVFLKPDRAIPLALIANEAMINALKYAFPDGRSGRIAVSFREISYEVLRMSISDDGIGMADERRTGSLGLTLMELLAEQVKGGLTVGSGAGTTVTVSIPA, encoded by the coding sequence ATGCCCGATAATCCCCGCGACCAACAGGATGCAGAGAGAATGGTCAGGATGGAGGCCGCGCGCGGTGGCCCCTTCGTGGTGGCCGCGGAATCGACCCTGATGCCCATGCTGATCGCCGATCCCACCCTGCCGGATATCCCGATCGTCTTCGCCAATGCCGCATTCACCAGGCTCAGCGGCTATGCGCGCGAAGAGATTCTGGGCAAGAACTATCATCTGCTGTCAGGCTCCGGCACCGACCCGGAGGTGGCGCACGCCATTGGCCTTGCCCTACGCGCCGGCGAGGCCATCGTGCGCCAGGTCCGGCTCTATCGGAGGGACGGAAAGCCGCTATGGGTGCTCCAGCATGTCGCACCCGTTTTCGAAGAAGACCGTATCCGCCACCATTTCGTGTCCTTTGTCGACATCACCGAGCGCAAGGCGGCGGAAGACGGATTGCGCCAACTCAACGAAGAACTCGATCACCGTGTCGCGGTGCGTACCGGGCGGCTGGATGAACTCAATCGCCAACTTGCCGCCGAAGTTGAGCGCCGCACCGAGGTGGAGCGTGTGCTGCGCAACACCCTTGCCGACAAGGACCTGCTGCTGCGCGACAAGGACAACCTGATGAAGGAGGTGAACCACCGCGTCAAAAACACCCTCCAGATGGCCTCGTCCTTCCTGCGCATCCAGTTGGACCTCACACATGGCCGGGAGCCGGCCGTGCAGGAGGCGCTGCACAGCGCCGTGGAAAGGCTGGACCGCATGGCCGAGATCCACGAGACGCTCTACCGGACGCAGGGGCTGCAGGAGATCGAATTCGGGGGATATCTGCGGATGCTGTGCCGCGACCTGCTGATGTCCTTCGAGCCTGCACAGAGTTTGCGGGTGGTGCTGGATGTCGACGCCGACGAGGTGTTCCTGAAACCGGATCGGGCCATCCCGCTGGCCCTCATCGCCAACGAGGCGATGATCAATGCGCTGAAATACGCTTTCCCGGACGGGCGATCCGGCCGCATCGCCGTCTCGTTCCGGGAAATCTCGTACGAAGTCCTGCGCATGAGCATCAGTGACGATGGCATCGGCATGGCCGACGAACGACGCACGGGGTCGCTCGGCCTCACCTTGATGGAGTTGCTGGCCGAGCAGGTCAAAGGCGGTCTGACCGTCGGGTCCGGCGCCGGCACGACCGTTACGGTGTCGATCCCGGCATGA